CTTATCAAAAAATTGGaaaattttttaataaaaattggAAATATTTTGATACATATAATTACTAGATCAGCGATAGATCCTTCACTGACTGTTGCTTCATCCTGGTTCAGGGACAACCAACAAATGGTTCTTCAAGGATTTACTGGACCTCCAGAGGAAGCTGTTTTTGGGTGCCTCAAAGAAATCTGGAGCCCTGAGGAAATCTCAGACACCTTGGAAAACTTCACACCACCAGTCAGAATGTTCTTCTTTAATGCTTAGGAAAGTTCAAGACTGACAGAAGAAATAAACTGCAAATGAAACTAGCACTAACACTCAGTGGCAGAGTGGTCATTGAGGCAAGAAATGTATAATTACGTGTCAGAATGGTACCATGTTCCATAAAGCATTCTGAGACTTGAAAAGCATAGTCCTAATAATATGAAATATCCACTAAAATCATTATTAGATATGCAGGGAATAAAGTTAGATATTTTTTTCAcccaaaaagtaaaaataaaatatgcagatTTATAAAGACATCTCAGCACAAACATGTTTCTTATTGTTTCatgcaaaaataatttttaagtgTTTAGTGGCCAGGTTAATAtgtcaaacaacaaaaacagacatggaTTATATACTCAAATGCATCTTTTTCTGTGTATGACATTGTGAAACTGGCAAGgtttacttgttacttttcaGCCAAGGCTTCAAAGGTTCTAATGAGAGCTCCAATAACAGTTAATTGTACCGGAGGTGGCGAGAGATCAAGCTGTGCAGATCTTGTGTAAAGTGGCGTACCTCAGCATTGTCTCCCTGTTTACCTTCCTCAAGAGTGGCTTCTTAATACTCACCTGTCACCTGAGAATGTTTCtgggtctttttgtttttttgttgttgtttttttagcccTGCTTCTTTTTGTCCTCCATTTGTCCGTTATTTTAAGCACAGTACACACCACACCAATATATGCCACATTTTTAGCTAATAGTTCTTCAGGAATCAACTTTTTGGTGAATAAGTAATATTACACTGACTATCAATCTGTATTATCGTTTATGTTTTTGCAGATTTAACTAATGAATTGGAAACAAGTTATGTACTTTTACAGTAGGCTGCTAATAACAAAGaacctaaagatacaatttaaaactgtACTTATCTATTGTATGTAGAagcaaattacttttttcatccatttttatatatttgaatgattcataggtcagtgtttagTGGTTTGAAAACATtagtaataaaaagaaaactgaaaatggtCAGATTTATCAGCTTGACTGAAAATGTGTGGCAATATCTAAATAACATTTCTGAAAGACTTTCAGAAAGTTTGATAATGATagatccattctcttccacttatctggACTCAACAGACTTGCTCATAAGACACAAATTTTGAGCATAGTGACTCTTTTCACTTGGCACAGAGGCAACAGCTTACTAACATTAACCTGACGAGGAAATAGAAACAATTTTAGCTTTTACAAGGTCACCCAGTCCTGGTTAATTACAGGTAATGATGTTGAGTCTCTCtcactcttacacacacacacacacacacacacacacacataaatgacgcaaagcaaaacaaatcgCCCATCATTTCCTACATGCCAACCCACCAGGTCTAGTGGTGTATAACAGTCTTTTCATGTCAGACCTGCAGAGAATCCATCGACAGCAGTGCTGCACCTTGGTTTAGAACGCAAAGAGAGGAGCACTGCCGAAGCAAATAAGCACATCACAGGTAAGAGAAgcttattgttaaaaaaaaatcactaaatTTGCTTATATATTAGTTTATCTTTACTTGATGCCATACAGTCCTGTCcaattattttcagttttctaaaaataaatacaaatgtataAAAGTATCTCAAATGTCAAAACATGTCATctaatacttttgttaaaccacCTAAATTGAAGCTGATAGTTTTCATTCACGTCTTggttatttgatttaaaatctctgttgtctttgttcTTTTGCGTTTCTTGCACTCTGCTTTTATATTGAGAATTATACACtgatatgtttatatttattgcAGAAATATCATTGGCTTTGATGCGTGAAGATGATGGTGGAATCAGACTCTGATCACGGTCCAGAGTGTTTGTCTGTATGCAACAAGTCTGCAACTCTGACAGGCCAAGGGCCACCGGTGCTGGTTAATGCCTGGCTGGTCCCCACTTTCTTTGGCTTCATCATGCTGGTCGGTCTAGTTGGGAACTCTTTAGTGATCCATGTTATCACCAGAAGATGAAGACTGTTGCCAATTTCTTTATAGGTAAATATCTCTGAAACACTGCAGTTTTTAGAAAGAAGCTCTCatatgtttgcttgttttaactGTTccatgaaatgttttattttttcaaatgtaaataaaacaaaaatttgtttaacatatgattgaataaaaaaacaaaacagtaactcTGCTGTTCTGTCCCTTTGATtcctttaatttaaatatttaccaTGAAAAGCCAttaacaatgaaataaaaataaatgctaaGACATGTAAAAGACTTCTTCAGCAAGTGAGATACACTACACAGAAACTATGACAGGCTGGAAAAATGAGAGTGGCAACAGAATTGAAACAGAATATCAGTCACCATTAACTGTTCAACATTAATGATGTTAATGACTTCAACAGATGTTAATTCAAACACCATGTAAGTGTTCtgcaataataatataattgaaAAGTCCAGTGAGACATTAGCTCATTATACAAAGTACATCAGATAACTAATGTGCAGCTTCcaaataatgcaaaaaaaaaaaagagaaagaaaaatactgaaaaaaaaaatacttttttgaaTTTAcacttataaaaataaaaaaaaatttgcactTTGATAGCTGGTACACAATATCAGTTTAATAATTGGCTAAAATTAAAATACTGCTAATAAAAAAGCACTGCCATAACATCCAGGTTAACatcaaattaataaaaataataaataaggcTGTCAAAGTTACATTAAAAATTCCTGGTTTATGTCCTTTGTGTTGCTCATGCAGTTGAAATTTCTGTGAAAGATAAGTCTTCCTTGACAGATTTTTCAAGTTTAAAAGTTCTTTACTTACACAAGCTGATGAGGAGCACAGCTTCATGCCTGTTAGTTCAACTTCCTTCTGTCTTTGAAAAATGCCCAGAATCACCACTGAATGAATACCCATAACTATCAGTTATGTAGCATAGCCATCCAGTCTCTTTGGCAATGGCATTACTATCCCTAGACATCCCCAACTTTCTAAGACACATCAGATGATTACACATGAGGCCTCTGATTAAACTACATAAGTAAATCATAGCTGTAAATAAGGTTATACCACTTGAACCACTTGTTAAGAAACATCCTGCCATATAACCCCCATTTGTGCAGCATAGCACAGCTCAATCAGCTTGTggcactgctgtgttttttttaaagcctgggTTGCTTTGATGGCAGCATTCGGCTCCTTTTTTGGGGTTGTATATTTTTCCCGTTCTTCCTGACAATACCCCATAGATCCTGTGAGGCCAGTTAGGCCAGGTCAGGCCAGTTATCTATCAAATCAAGCAGTAATAACATGGTCAGCATGTTATGTTATTAGATGTTTAGTACTGTGGGCAGGTGCTGCTCGAAAAGGAAAACTGGATCTCCATAATGCTTGTTAGCAGATCAAAGAATGAAATGTTCTTCTGGCTGAGACCAGCTACAACATCAGAAGACGACATAGCATGCTGAACACCTTGGTTTCTGGGCCTCTCTACTCTTCCTCCAGACTCTAGGACCTTGATTTCCAAATAAAATGCCAAATTTACCTTCATCTGAAAAGAAGACTGTCACATTGAGCAAAGGTCTATTTAGTGCCCAGATAAGCTCCTCgatattacagggagtgcagaattattaggcaagttgtatttttgaggaataattatattattgaacaacaaccatgttctcaatgaacccaaaaaactcattaatatcaaagctgaatgcttTTGAAAgtagtttgtagtttgtttttagttttagctattttagggggatatctgtgtgtgcaggtgactattactgtgcataattattaggcaacttaacaaaaaacaaatatatacccatttcaattatttatttttaccagtgacaccaatataacatctccacattcacaaatatacatttctgacattcaaaaacaaatcagtgactaatatagccacctttctttgcaaggacactcaaaagcctgccatccatggattctgtctgtgttttgatctgttcaccatcaacattgcgtgcagcagcaaccacagcctcccagacactgttcagagaggtgtactgttttccctccttgtaaatctcacatttgatgatggaccacaggttctcaatggggttcagatcaggtgaacaaggtggccatgtcattagtttttcttcttttataccctttcttgccagccacgctgtggagtacttggacgtgagtgatggagcattgtcctgcatgaaaatcatgtttttcttgaaggatgcagacttcttcctgtaccacctTCTtcaaggtgtcttccagaaactggcagtaggactgggagttgagcttgactccatcctcaacccgaaaaggccccacaagctcatctttgatgataccagcccaaaccagtactccacctccaccttgctggcgtctgagtcggactggagctctctgccctttaccaatccagccacgggcccatccatctggcccatcaagactcactctcatttcatcagtccataaaaccttagaaaaatcagtcttgacgtttcagcttgtgtgtcttgttcagtggtggtcgtctttcagcctttcttaccttggccatgtctctgagtattgcacaccgtGTGCTTTTGGACattccagtgatgttgcagctctgaaatatggccaaactggtggcaagtggcatcttggcagctgcacgcttgacttttctcagttcatgggcagttattttgcgccttggtttttccacacgcttcttgcgaccctgttgactattttgaatgaaacgcttgattgttcggtgatcacgcttcagaagctttgcaattttgagactgctgcatccctctgcaagatatctcactatttttgacttttctgagcctgtcaagtccttcttttgacccattttgccaaaggaaaggacgttgcctaataattatgcacacctgatatagggtgttgatgtcattagaccacaccccttctcattacagagatgcacatcacctaatatgcttaattggtagtaggctttcgagcctatacagcttggagtaagacaacatgcatgaagaggatgatgtggacaaaatactcatttgcctaataattctgcactccctgtatgaacACAAATACTCAAAATTCCCAACACATTAATTGCATATATTTCTCGTAGTTTCACTTTCTACAAGatataacacaataaaatacaccagacaccacagatttaaaaatgttttgttgcacAGTGATAGtaacaccaaatccacacttttaagcttaaacttcaaaacttacattttaactactgattttatctattgttctgattttatctgttttgatttttttttacatactgttttgtttgtttgttatttagttagtttgtttgtttgcttgttttaatcaattttaaatcatgctttttatttgtttttgtttctaatgtctctgtaaagcactttgaaccaccttgttgttgaattgtgctatacaaataaacttgccttgccttgcctagtaACAGACATACCTTGTGTTCCTGGTTTTCAGGTGACTGCACAGGCGACATGTGTCACTCTGTCAGCAATGAGTGTCGACTGCTGCTACGTGACTTTGTACCCTCTGCAATCTCTGAGACATCGGACGCCTCGGAGGGCTCTGGCCATCTCCCTGTCTATCTGAATAGGTATCATACAAACATACCATGCACACATGTGCACCCACATCACAAATAGGACTCTAGTTATTTAATCCATGAATTTAATGGACAATTAATTATCCAATAATTGAtgtgtgcttgtttttctgtctaTAAACACCATTCTcaaaaagtttttaattaattctgataaaactttgtcaAAAAGTTTTATAATTTAGGACCCCAAAACATCTTATAGGatagaaaagaatgaaaatataCTACGGGAAAGAGATGACCTATTATCCATTATCTTCTCCTATATAAGGTTTGTGTaatcaaaacaaacatctgCTACACTTATAGGATTTTACTTGGATTACAAACATCTTAAAGTACATTTCAAagaacaaatacaacaaaatgaatataCACAAAATGCAGTACTGTTCCCTCAAAGGTAAATCCTGTccagagagtgagctgccttCGCGAAGGTTTGCACTTCTCTGAGTGcttcttgttattttttatttgccaCAGTATAAGAAGGAAAACTACATGCCATGTCCCCTCTTCTGTCCATCCCTGTCGCTGGAGGTGGGATACTGCTGGTTCGGTCCTCAGACATACTGCAATGATGTTTTTCCCTCTGCCCATCTCCAGAGAGCTTTCACCATCTACAGCTTTCTAGCTGTCTACCTCTTACCCCTGCTTACCATCACTGTGTGTTATGCCATCATGCTCAAGCGGATGGGCCAGCCCAGCATGAATCCCATTGGCAGTGGCTACCAAGtaggaaattatttatttttcacatattAAATCCACAGAGAATTTCAAATATTCCTTTTAATTACAAAGACTTGGCAATGCCTCCTTTATTCCAGTTAAATCGTGCAGTAGCAGTATGGGCGCGAGTCTCTCgcatggtggtggtgatggtgtctCTATTCCTCGTCTGTTGGGGGCCGATCCAGGTTTGCATCCTCCTGCAAGCTTTTGGCCTCCAGAGTTACATCCTATATAAGGTGATCTCTTTTATTACTGATTAGATGGTCAtcgtttcatttttgttttatatgtaacACCAGCTCAATACAATAAATGCAAAATCAATATCCTacagtattaaaaagaaaacccaaacaaccaGCTGTCAAGCAGGGTGATGGGGAGGAAgagctcccttttaacaggaagaccgcaattttttttattgttgtcaaGGTTTTGGGAAAACTACAACTACAAAACTATTACTCAGATGTTTGGTTATCCCATTGAAGTTTGTTGTTGTGAAAATATCTAGcaagaaatgacaagaagatCCAGATGTAGGGAAGTTTGCAAAACCCCTAACAGGTGTCATCGCTGGTGCAGCTAACCCTTGGCTCCTCGCTAGAACCTCAGAACAAAGTCAAATACACCcagaatttactttttttttctcaggatCTATGTCTATCAAATGCCAGGGGTGGGGAGTGCTAGGGAGTGTCATTTTCAGGGTGTCACTAGGTGAGTATACAGTCTTAGTGTAGCTCTTAAAGGTGTGACAGTGAACAAAAGTACTGTGATGACAGAAACCGATGCTGTCGCTTTAAAAACAGCGACAGCGTTCGATTATTTTCATCTGccacaggtttcttcctgttaagacggagtttttccttccaataGTCCAACATTATTGTAGGTTCTTTACAATATTAAGCACCTTGAGCTGACTGGTGTTGTGATTTGAattgaaaaacttgaaaatcgAGTGCGCCTTAATTTTGCATTCACAGCTGAAGATTTGGGGTCACTGCATGTCTTGCTCCAACTCCTCTGTAAACCCGTTTGTGTATGCTTTCACGGGCAACAACTTTAGAAAGGCTTTCAAGCATGCCTTCCCTGCCATTTTGCTGTGGCGCTCAAGAGGGAGAGTCAGAGTGGGAAACACAGACGCAGAGGAAGGAGTAGAGACGGATCATCAGGCACCCAAAGGAGAAGCAGAGATGCACTTTCTTTCATCTGGCCCCTAAAGGCCATGCTGAGCATTTGGACACGGTGCACTCATTGTTTATTTATACTTTCTCCTGAGATGAGAGCAGTCTGATCACTGTAGTGTATGTTTGCTTGgacatgcacacacccacacacacacactgaaacattGTATAATTCCATGTGATCTCTAAAAAGGGACAAACCGGTCAAGCGAGTCTCGTGTGTTTCACGAGCTGCTGAAATACAATTATCTCTGTCACGCTTTTCTAAGTTACGGTTAAATTAATGCTGTCAGCCTGACTGCTAGAGCTTCTGGTTTTACCTTTGTTACAACTTcgtagaaaaaaacccaaactgtgCCAACAGCAACTGCAATGGACTATTTCCATTTGATAGAAAATTGTCTTGCTGAATCTTTGGTAACACAACACTCTGTGCAATACTGTGCAGTAAACACTCAAACTGACTCAATTTAGTCTGTTGTGCTTACATTTTCAAACGTTTGTTTACTTTCATctcatcttttttaaaaatgctcatGTTCACACTTCCACCTTTGACTGTGGGAAATGTTGTTATTTTGAGGACAAATATATAACAAATACATATCAGTCTGCGTTTGAGTTTGGTTAGGATTAAGAAGAGATCAAAGTTTAGATTCAAATAGTGAAAACCGTGTCTTTTTTGTCAATTGTGTGTGACAAGGTGGTACAGTGTGCAGCTACTGGTGAGAGTGACTTCAGACGAAGGGCATTTACGTCTTTACGTCCATCCTTACAGAGAGCAGACACTGTGGGATGTTCATTTTCTCTATCATTGCAGATATTAGACAGAATCAAATCTGAAGGAAAACACAATATGTTGCGTTTGTTTGCTCGGatatattatattttgttttttttccacgaTGCTACCCTATGTAGTCTCTTTTGATGTTGACTTTTTGAGGAAGCAGCTGTGAGCGCATGTGACTTGTCTCCATTAAACCCCGTTAATATTCTGCTCTTCAGATGTTTTGCTGTTGTGGGGGGAAATAATCTGTTCAGTGGTATTTATAAGTGGAAAGTGTGTTTTTCTCCTTCTATAGTGTGCAGTTAGACACAATACatcaaaataggaaaaaaatagaaCGCTGAAACATAGTTCTATGAAAAGTA
This genomic stretch from Astatotilapia calliptera chromosome 12, fAstCal1.2, whole genome shotgun sequence harbors:
- the LOC113033700 gene encoding LOW QUALITY PROTEIN: G-protein coupled receptor 54 (The sequence of the model RefSeq protein was modified relative to this genomic sequence to represent the inferred CDS: inserted 2 bases in 1 codon; substituted 1 base at 1 genomic stop codon); amino-acid sequence: MRVVTAQATCVTLSAMSVDCCYVTLYPLQSLRHRTPRRALAISLSIXIGKLHAMSPLLSIPVXLEVGYCWFGPQTYCNDVFPSAHLQRAFTIYSFLAVYLLPLLTITVCYAIMLKRMGQPSMNPIGSGYQLNRAVAVWARVSRMVVVMVSLFLVCWGPIQVCILLQAFGLQSYILYKLKIWGHCMSCSNSSVNPFVYAFTGNNFRKAFKHAFPAILLWRSRGRVRVGNTDAEEGVETDHQAPKGEAEMHFLSSGP